A window from Gossypium raimondii isolate GPD5lz chromosome 7, ASM2569854v1, whole genome shotgun sequence encodes these proteins:
- the LOC105787377 gene encoding protease Do-like 9 — protein MHTSTPALFPPSSGLVAVFPTAPPLELAVDPIGAQVVPAMDAVVKVFCIHTEPNFSLPWQRKRQYSSSSSGFVISGRRVLTNAHSVEHYTQVKVKKRGSDTKYLATVLSIGTECDIAMLTVNDNEFWEGVSPVEFGELPALQDAVTVAGYPIGGDTISITSGVVSRIEILSYIHLSTELLGLQIDAAIKFGNSGGPAFNDKGNCVGIAFQSLRQDEAENIGYVIPTPVIQHFIQDYEKNEAYTGFPILGIEWQKMENPDLRKAMGMKPEQKGVRIRRVDPTTPESGVLKSSDIVLSFDGVDIANDGTVPFRHGERIGFSYLVSQKYTGDSSAIEVLRNSEILNFNIKLTSSRRVIPAHNRGKPPSYYIIAGFVFTTVSVPYLRSEVCCFLFIVRFYDYLDHKKCRTLNFHQLHGSSQFDFSKVSDKIAYLWSFQINYAVFVNFAQYGDNYEYEAPMNLLDKLYHATLQSPDEQLVVVSQVLVSDINIGYEDIVNTQVLALNGKPVANLWRLAEMVENCDDEFLKFDLEYEQIVVLRTMTAKAATPDILATHCIPSAMSADLKALRPWT, from the exons ATGCATACAAGCA CCCCGGCCCTCTTCCCCCCATCCTCTGGCCTTGTCGCCGTGTTTCCAACGGCACCGCCATTGGAGTTGGCCGTGGATCCTATTGGTGCTCAAGTGGTACCGGCAATGGATGCAGTGGTGAAGGTGTTTTGCATTCACACCGAGCCCAACTTCTCGTTGCCTTGGCAGAGAAAAAGACAGTATAGTTCCAGCAGTAGTGGGTTCGTGATCAGCGGGAGAAGGGTTTTAACAAATGCGCATTCAGTCGAGCATTACACTCAAGTTAAAGTTAAGAAACGTGGGTCTGATACCAAGTACTTGGCTACTGTCCTTTCTATTGGAACCGAATGTGATATTG CAATGCTTACAGTTAACGATAATGAGTTCTGGGAAGGTGTGTCACCAGTGGAATTTGGAGAATTACCTGCTCTTCAAGATGCTGTAACTGTTGCTGGTTACCCCATTGGGGGAGATACGATTTCTATAACAAGCGGAGTTGTATCACGTATAGAAATATTGTCTTATATTCACTTGTCAACAGAGCTCCTTGGCTTGCAG ATAGATGCTGCTATAAAGTTTGGAAACTCTGGTGGGCCTGCTTTCAATGATAAAGGCAATTGTGTGGGAATCGCATTTCAGTCTCTCAGACAAGACGAAGCAGAAAATATAGGGTATGTGATACCAACACCAGTCATCCAGCATTTTATCCAAGACTATGAGAAGAATGAAGCCTATACTG GATTCCCTATTTTGGGGATTGAGTGGCAAAAAATGGAAAACCCTGATTTGCGTAAAGCAATGGGCATGAAACCTGAACAGAAAGGTGTTCGAATCAGAAGAGTTGATCCCACAACTCCAGAATCTGGGGTTTTGAAGTCATCAGATATTGTGCTCAGCTTTGATGGGGTTGATATTGCCAATGATGGAACGG TTCCTTTTAGGCATGGAGAACGCATAGGTTTTAGTTACCTAGTGTCACAAAAATATACTGGGGATAGTTCAGCTATTGAAGTTCTACGTAATTCTGAGATTCTAAATTTCAACATCAAACTTACATCATCCAGAAGGGTTATTCCGGCACACAACAGGGGCAAACCACCTTCATATTATATAATTGCAGGATTTGTGTTTACAACTGTATCTGTTCCTTATTTACGTTCTGAGgtatgttgttttctttttatagtgagattttatgattatttagaTCATAAAAAGTGtagaactttgaattttcaTCAACTACATGGTAGTAgtcaatttgatttttcaaaagttaGTGACAAAATTGCTTATCTGTGGAGTTTCCAAATTAACTATGCtgtatttgtaaattttgcTCAGTATGGGGACAATTATGAATATGAAGCTCCAATGAATCTATTGGACAAACTCTATCATGCAACGCTGCAGTCACCCGATGAACAGCTTGTTGTGGTGTCTCAG gtTCTTGTATCTGATATCAATATTGGATATGAGGACATTGTTAACACTCAG GTCCTTGCCCTTAATGGTAAGCCGGTGGCGAATTTATGGAGATTGGCTGAGATGGTAGAGAACTGCGATGATGAGTTTTTGAAATTTGACTTGGAATATGAACAG ATAGTAGTGCTTCGAACAATGACAGCAAAAGCAGCTACTCCGGACATTCTTGCAACCCACTGTATACCATCAGCAATGTCTGCTGATCTCAAAGCATTGAGACCATGGacttaa